cacatatctttttcattatcagttGACGCATAAGtatcaactatgttctcaccaagaacactcaagagagcagccttaaacagggtatccattttctgaaaagcttgttCCTGTTGAGCTTCATAAtctccttcaggtttgccaagagtggcgtcatagcaactcatggtttgaaaccataagactgctctcaTGCGGCACCTCTTATAttggataccctcaaacataggaggtctcatggaagcagcaaaaccactcaGGGTAAATTGCCaataataaggtttttggattgttggaaatatgagcaatttaccatatGATTTTATTAACATAAATACTAGATAAAACATGACTAGTGTAGTACAGATGAAACATGTCATGTAATCTAGCAGAGTGAAGGCAAATAGCATCTGAACATATGAAGTAGAACAGAACAAAACATATATAGAACATAGAGTGGAACAAGAAAGACTAGAGCAAGAAACTGAGGCAAGATCTTAAACAGAGAGAACATGAAGACATACGGAGCAACGGCAGAAGCACTGGtcttggggtcggtgtcctcgccagccatgtcgtctaagaggttgtcgacgtcggggaagaagttgTCGTCGGagaagtagtcgtcggagtccggcgcgtccgtgatgaagaagtcagtagtcgcgtGGAGCggtccccaaaaaccttatcacccttctcccgtacaggactcaaagttGTGGGGTTTCGGAAGCGTACTGTCCCAACCTGCGGTGCACACCACAAGCCAGGATGGAGAAGATCGTAGCAGTAGCTCAGTGACCTTTCGTATACCGGTCGTGCGTGGCAAAAAATTAGAcatcggctcattcccgcaaacCAAGGCGAGgcgagcggcgaaggaggagcgcgtgaatgtccctcttgttctcatgctcatacatatGTGGAAACAACTTCCCTTATAAGAAGGTCCAACTCCCATCAAACTAGCAACGCGGACTAAATTTTAGTTCCACTGCCTTGCACGAATAGGCTGGGTGGGGATTTATTAGaaatttctgaaactgctattgggctgATCCAAAATAGTCAATTTCAAGATTGACATCCGTGCAGGtttaaaaaaattgttttttCAGTTGTTCCTTTCTTTTCAGTTTTAAATGTCAAAGATTACTGAATATAAATGACATCCCGCTTAGATTATTTTTCTCCAGGCTCATGTGAGATTATTTTGTGAAACACCTGCTGGTAATTCAAGATTGATTTGCCTACTGAAACGTGGTTTAGCTTCCTCCAAGCAACAACGAGGACCACCACGAATCTAACCAACCGGTGGCCAGTTTGCTACCGCATTTGCACCATATACAACAAAACGTCAACATCGGTAGTCATATAAAAGTTTGCTCCTCTTCCGCACATCAATCATAAATGCACCAGAGACTAATACTCCGCATCCGCCAACAAAGTTGTTTACGTGGTTTAGCTTCCGCCAAGTACCATCTCTGCTTCAGCAAGAAAGAGGGACCTTTCATATGTAGCTCTTCCCTGGCTACTTAAACAGTGCACCGCGTTCCCTGAGCACACTCTCAGTCACACGGACAGAGAAGAAGGGGTTaccggcggcggcagcagcagcgatGGCGATCCGGCGACAATCATCAGCAGCAGCTTCTCTACTCCTGCCGCCGGTGGCTGCTCTTCTGTTTCTATGGATGTTTGGCGGTAAGTCTTGGTACATGCTGCGGTTTCCTCTATTATTTATTACTACATGATAACTATTGCAAACTTTTCTGTAATTTCTCATTTACGCATATCATCACTATTGTGTTTGTAACTTAAAGGGGGGCATGTGATGGCACATACTGAGATTCGCAACATGACGGCACTCCAGAAACATGTCTCCTTTTTCGACCGTAACAAGGATGGCATCATTACTCCTTCGGAAACATTTGAAGGTGATTTATTTCTGCAACAAATTCTGCACGATTTAGTCTTACTAAGATAGTATACAAATCGCACATATCTgcaaattgaaaaaaaaatctaTGCATTTTCATGGATAAAAGAGAAGCTCAATCGATCTTTTAGCCTTAGCTACAGAGTACAAATTAGTCCAGTGCCAGCAAAGTTGATTGGCCACATCCGCTAATGTTAGAGACATATTTGGTAGTAGAGATTGCCCGGGATTAGATAGAGTTATTTTCATCATATCTCTAGAAGGTGTCCTGCCCTCCAAATcttgtactcaatatatactTGCCCTCGAGGCTCAATAATACAACCATCATATTCCGTCAATCCCTCTCTTCCTTttaacatggtatcagagcaccaaacctctctcccttctaacagcTAAGTAATTGCACTCTCTGTGCATTTCACTCGAATAAAAAACATTTTCATTTATTCTAAAAAAACATTTTCATTTGGTCATGACATGTTTAAGTGATTTTGCTGCTGTGTTCAACTTTTCTTCGTGCTGATTATATTAAACTGAATAAAATGACATTATATCCATATCACTGCGAAACACATATATTTAACTTTATATTATTTTAGTGTCGTATAAGTAACTGGTTTTACATAGATGCGAGTCCTAAATACAGAGCACTCTATTGCTGGAGGCTTCATTTTATATTCTAATCCATGCTAAACTTATACTTTGGAATGTAGGGTCTGTCGCAATTGGTTTTAATGTTACATATGCGAGAGAATTTGCCACCTTGGTGCATGCTGCTAATGGTCCTATAACAAGCCCCGTACTTCTCCTCTCCCTCACCCAcacgtgcacacacacactattcTTTTAACATATAGACATGTTTGTGGAAGAACTACGAGCTTGATATGTTATATCTTTTTTCAATCCAGGCTGATGCACCATTGCCTCACttatcaatatacatagagaaTATGCAGAGAGGAATGCATGGGAGTGATACCGGTGCATTTGATGTTAAAGGAAGGTAATTAATAGCACGTGCTATTTAGGGGCGGAGCTGCGATTTTTTGCAATCACTTGTTACTATATAGGTATTTGGCTGTCTGAACCCAACTAAAAATCAAAGCTGAACCCATTAACTCACGACTGCCCTTATTATTGCTTTGGTTTTGTTGTGAAATAGTCTACGATAGTATAGTTAGTTCACACGCAAATTTTAAGTGAACCCAATGGAAATTTTTCCTAGCTCCGCCTCTTCGTGCTACTTATGTACATATCAGGTGAACCAAGGAAAATAACAGTTACAAATCACTTAAACTTATGGTTTTGTTTCTGCTAACTTTTTAAACTTTAGAAATCGTCCCACTTTACGAGATTTCTAGGATTTAGAATAATTTTTTTGTGGGTTGGATTGTGTGCTCATCTATATAGTGAAAGCTTTACAGATATTTTATGGATGTGTGCATCCACGGGTATATAGAAAAATACCGCTTAACTCAACTAATTAGTGTCTTTTAAAGAGAAATTTGCATGGGGTAAAATCTATTTTGATATTTTATATTATAACCAGTTCTATGCGGAACACCGAGGTGCACCAGCTCTATCCATACATATAAAAACAAACTTATGGGATGTCACATATCCAACAGCTGTAAAGCAATGCAGAGGACTTATAATGCTCTTCCTTTGTAACTTGGATATAACTGATTTACCTTGATCATTGGGAGATATTATGTACATTTATGCTTTGATATTTTATTCTCGTATATATGCTAGTTTTTGTGCATATTTCTATCATTCGAATCCGTATATATGCTAAACATGTCAAGCTGTAGGTTTGTTCCACAAAAGTTTGAGGAAATATTCATAAAGCATGCAAAAACTAGACCAGATGGTTTGACATATTTGGAGGTGGAGGATATGATCCTAGCAAATCGAGATCCACTGGACCCTGCATCATGGTAATTTGTTACATATGCATGCCGTGGTTATATGTGGATTTTGTTTTTTAACGAAAAACCTATGAATATGTGTAATTGCTCATGGTTCCTCGGTTTTTATAACAAATCAATTATTTCCTTAAAAAAAGCATGATTTTAATTAACGGAAGGGCAAAAGAGTTAGTTAAGATTATTGGGTCCTGCTAAGTTTTCCGTTTCTATTGTTATAAATTCAGGGAGGGACCTCAAATAGAATGGGGCGGAATATACAACGTCGCGAGTGACAATGATGGATTTCTTCATAAGGACGATGCGAGAGGTATATACGATGGAAGTGTGTTTGTAAAGCTGGAGGAAAAGAGGGCCTTTTCTCATCATAGTGCAATGTAATAGAGTGCAACATGTTGTGGGCTGAAATAATTAGGGGAACACATAGTGTGTGTACTAAGACTGGTATATATTTGTTCAAGTGTTTGTTTGCACATAAGTAAAATACTGTGATGTTTATCAAGATATAtatatgaactctgaaaaaaaTCGTCTAATGTTACAAGATAAGTAGTTTGCTTTTTTCGCGAATACGCAGAGGATGCGTATCTTTTCATTGATAGGAGAAGAGTTTGTACAGGATGGGATTACAAGAACTCGCTAAGCCATGTACACAGGAAGGCATGGAAGCGAGCCAGGAGCAGAACATACATGGGGTTGCTCAGCCCCAGAAACTTATAGTGCTATCTCTCGGGAATGATGTTGTGCAGTCCGTTGGCGCCGGCCTTGGCCCACATGCGCGCTTCGTCTCGAATGATGTCGGAAAGCCGGGTGATGGAGGGCTGTTCGCCGTCAAAGATGCAAGCGTTCTTGTGCTTCCAAAGCCACCAGGTCGTGAGGATGATAAGGGAGGCCAAACCTTTGCGCGTGGGGGATGGTGAATGGTTGCAGGACGTCTCCCACCAGGTGAAGAAGTCAGCATCGCTGCTCGGAATGTCGGCGGTTGAGCGAACCCAGCCAAGGCCCTCATGCCATATTTGGCGGGAGAAGGAGCAGCCCACCATGATATGTTGCATCGTCTCTTCTTCCTAATCACAGAAGGTGCATGAGTCCTCGTGCGGGAGGCCATGTCGAGCGAGTCGTTCGGCCATCCAGCATCGGTCTTGCAAGGCAAGCCACATAAAGAATTTTATGTGGAGGGGAGCCCATGGCTTCCATGTGAGCCGCCAGTGAGGGTCCTGGCAGGCGCCGAGGAAAAGCGCCTGGTAACAAGAGCTGGCCGAGTAGGTGGCAGAAGAGGTCCAGCGCCATTGGAGAGAGTCGGGGGAGTCAGAAAGAGAGACCTGACGCACGCAGCGCTAGAGGTCGACGTACTGGACGAGAGCAGCGGGGCCTAGGGCGCCCTGGATGTCCCGGACCCAAGAGCGCTGGAGCAGGCCATCGTGCACCGTGCGGGTCTTGCGTCGTCGCCAAGAAACAAGAGAAAGGACGAGCGGGACGATCTCGGCGACTGATCTACCATTGATCCAGTGGTCACCCCAAAACCTACACGTGTGTCCGTCGCCGAGTGTCCAA
The sequence above is a segment of the Aegilops tauschii subsp. strangulata cultivar AL8/78 chromosome 6, Aet v6.0, whole genome shotgun sequence genome. Coding sequences within it:
- the LOC109762377 gene encoding probable peroxygenase 5, whose product is MAIRRQSSAAASLLLPPVAALLFLWMFGGGHVMAHTEIRNMTALQKHVSFFDRNKDGIITPSETFEGSVAIGFNVTYAREFATLVHAANGPITSPADAPLPHLSIYIENMQRGMHGSDTGAFDVKGRFVPQKFEEIFIKHAKTRPDGLTYLEVEDMILANRDPLDPASWEGPQIEWGGIYNVASDNDGFLHKDDARGIYDGSVFVKLEEKRAFSHHSAM